A stretch of Clostridium formicaceticum DNA encodes these proteins:
- a CDS encoding PTS transporter subunit IIC: MKINGERASIREYFTKSLNGMALGLFSSLIIGLILKQIGELMNIPVLMSFGQIAQFLMGPAIGAGVAFAVGAPSLGIFASIATGAIGANTIFLTEAGAYSIKTGEPVGAFVAALIGAEVAKLIVGKTKVDIVLIPALTIVAGGLAGNFIGPAVAAIMTGLGQIINSLTVIHPIPMGILVAALMGMILTLPISSAALAISLGLDGLAAGAAVVGCATQMIGFGIASYRENGFGGFIAQGLGTSMLQVPNIIKNPFIWIPPTLASALLGPLATTLFSMENNSIGAGMGTSGLVGQFGTFAKMVTEQGNPSSVVLIKVIILHFILPAILTLIIAEYMRKKGWIKFGDMKLNQ, from the coding sequence AAAATCATTAAACGGTATGGCTTTAGGCTTGTTTTCTTCTTTAATTATCGGTCTTATACTAAAGCAAATAGGTGAATTAATGAATATCCCTGTACTGATGTCTTTTGGGCAGATTGCTCAGTTTTTAATGGGGCCGGCTATAGGTGCTGGAGTAGCTTTTGCAGTAGGGGCACCTTCTCTAGGAATATTTGCTTCAATAGCTACAGGGGCTATTGGTGCAAATACCATATTCTTAACAGAAGCAGGAGCTTACAGTATAAAAACAGGTGAACCAGTGGGAGCTTTTGTTGCAGCCTTAATAGGGGCAGAGGTAGCAAAGCTAATCGTAGGAAAGACAAAGGTGGATATTGTTTTAATTCCTGCCCTTACAATTGTAGCGGGAGGACTAGCAGGGAACTTTATAGGCCCTGCGGTAGCAGCCATTATGACAGGTTTAGGGCAAATTATTAACAGTCTCACAGTGATTCATCCGATTCCTATGGGTATATTGGTAGCTGCTTTAATGGGGATGATTTTGACATTACCTATTAGTAGTGCTGCATTAGCTATATCCCTAGGTTTAGACGGTTTAGCAGCAGGAGCTGCTGTGGTGGGCTGTGCCACCCAAATGATCGGATTTGGTATAGCAAGTTATAGAGAAAATGGCTTTGGGGGATTTATTGCTCAAGGTTTAGGCACCAGTATGTTACAAGTACCTAATATTATAAAGAATCCTTTTATATGGATTCCGCCTACATTAGCTAGCGCCTTGTTGGGGCCTTTAGCTACCACGTTATTCTCTATGGAAAATAACAGCATAGGGGCTGGCATGGGCACCAGTGGTTTAGTAGGACAGTTTGGTACCTTTGCAAAAATGGTTACAGAGCAGGGTAATCCTTCCTCTGTTGTGCTAATAAAGGTAATAATTCTACATTTTATTCTTCCGGCAATATTGACACTTATTATTGCAGAGTATATGAGAAAAAAAGGATGGATTAAATTTGGAGATATGAAGCTAAATCAGTAA
- a CDS encoding UPF0182 family protein: MTKSKKILMLSILAAVFVFVGFFNEIINFIVNYQWFSELGYNEVFLTKLKTQFQLGIPIFFISTLFYYIYLIILKKDYYKKTQTYEAGISEKRINQMILIPSVFLGFITSTSIAGKLWLRLLMYFHAEGFGIVDPIFSKDVSFYIFKLPVIQQLLSTIIGLLVTLVFITFAFYAVMFFIKKPTYYASEEEIKWNKGILKNFTDIAVKQLTMIGVIFFMILAANHYLAAYDLLYSSTGAVYGAGYTDIHVSLILYRIQMVISLLSAMALVFGYFKKSWKKALLLPAALVVVTIVGNIAALGIEKLVVEPNVIAKETPYIQNNIEYTRKAYGLQDVTVREFNVENNLTAEDLENNQETIKNIRINDYRPTIESYNQLQAIRPYYRFVDVDIDRYVINGEYKQVFLAPRELDQDRLSENARTWVNQHLKYTHGYGVSLSPVNAVTSEGQPELLIRNIPPVSSTDIEIERPEIYFGELTNQYIIVNTKEKEFDYPLGGDANAETMYEGRAGISLSGLNRLLYTLHERSLKILISNSITSDSRIVRDRNILDRVNKIAPFIHYDEDPYIVIDEGRLYWIIDGYTITSNYPYATPYMAGRNNYIRNAVKVVIDAYDGDTQYYISDNDDPVIQTYRNIFPQLFKDLEEMPEGLKDHIRYPQVLFDIQAEVYELYHVTNPSIFYTEEDVWNIAQEKYAAGQQNVESQYMIMKLPGKEKEEFVLSVPYTPNRMPNMTAILKARNDGEYYGELILYRLPKDQNIYGPMQIENRIDGDSQISQNLTLWGEGGSSVIRGNLLVIPIEESLLYVEPLYIRASTQNSLPEVKKVIVAYKDQIVMETTLEIALEKIFGTTAPRETTPEVPSETPQLESPLDDIQSLIQRANKAFENANRSSQEGNWAEYGKYIKELEEILKQMNAEMSN; the protein is encoded by the coding sequence GTGACAAAAAGTAAGAAAATCTTGATGCTTTCAATTCTTGCAGCTGTTTTTGTTTTTGTTGGTTTTTTCAATGAAATTATCAATTTTATTGTAAACTACCAATGGTTTAGTGAATTAGGCTATAATGAAGTTTTTTTAACAAAATTGAAAACACAGTTTCAATTAGGTATTCCTATATTTTTTATTTCTACACTATTTTATTATATTTATTTGATTATCTTGAAGAAGGATTACTATAAAAAAACCCAGACCTATGAAGCAGGGATAAGCGAAAAAAGGATTAATCAGATGATATTGATTCCATCAGTATTCCTGGGTTTTATCACTTCCACTTCTATTGCTGGAAAGCTGTGGCTGCGGCTTTTAATGTACTTTCATGCAGAAGGATTTGGTATAGTTGATCCTATATTTAGCAAAGATGTTTCTTTTTATATATTTAAACTACCAGTAATACAGCAGTTGTTAAGTACTATCATAGGGTTATTAGTAACTTTAGTTTTTATTACTTTTGCTTTTTATGCTGTAATGTTTTTTATAAAAAAACCCACCTATTATGCGTCAGAGGAAGAAATTAAGTGGAACAAAGGTATTTTAAAAAACTTTACAGATATAGCAGTCAAGCAATTAACCATGATTGGTGTCATCTTTTTTATGATTTTAGCAGCAAACCACTATTTAGCAGCCTATGATCTATTATATTCTTCAACAGGAGCTGTTTATGGGGCAGGATATACAGATATTCATGTGAGTTTGATTTTATATAGAATACAAATGGTGATTTCTCTATTATCAGCGATGGCATTGGTTTTCGGCTATTTTAAGAAATCATGGAAAAAAGCGTTACTGCTTCCCGCTGCGTTAGTGGTTGTCACGATAGTAGGAAATATAGCAGCGTTAGGGATAGAAAAGCTGGTAGTAGAGCCTAATGTTATTGCAAAAGAAACTCCCTATATACAAAATAATATTGAATATACAAGAAAGGCCTATGGACTTCAAGATGTTACTGTTAGGGAATTTAATGTAGAAAATAATTTAACAGCAGAAGACTTGGAGAATAATCAAGAAACCATTAAAAACATAAGAATCAATGACTATAGACCTACGATAGAGTCCTATAACCAACTACAAGCTATAAGACCTTACTATCGTTTTGTAGATGTAGATATTGATCGGTATGTAATTAATGGAGAATATAAGCAGGTTTTTTTAGCACCTAGAGAATTGGATCAAGACAGATTAAGTGAGAATGCTAGAACATGGGTGAATCAACATTTAAAATATACCCATGGTTATGGTGTGTCATTATCTCCTGTAAATGCTGTTACTAGTGAAGGGCAGCCAGAGCTTTTGATTAGAAATATACCGCCCGTAAGTAGTACTGATATAGAAATAGAAAGACCAGAAATTTACTTTGGAGAGCTAACAAATCAATATATTATCGTAAACACGAAGGAAAAAGAATTTGACTATCCATTAGGGGGAGATGCAAATGCAGAGACCATGTATGAAGGAAGGGCTGGAATTTCTTTAAGTGGCCTTAACCGATTGCTGTATACCCTTCATGAAAGAAGTTTAAAAATCTTAATCTCTAATAGTATTACATCGGATAGTAGAATTGTCCGAGATAGAAATATATTAGATAGGGTGAACAAGATAGCTCCTTTTATTCATTATGATGAAGATCCTTATATCGTCATTGATGAAGGAAGACTTTATTGGATTATAGACGGTTATACCATTACAAGTAATTATCCCTATGCCACTCCTTATATGGCAGGGAGAAATAATTATATTAGAAATGCTGTAAAGGTGGTAATTGATGCCTATGATGGAGATACACAGTATTATATATCAGATAATGATGATCCTGTTATTCAAACCTATAGGAATATTTTTCCACAACTTTTTAAGGATTTAGAAGAAATGCCAGAGGGATTAAAGGATCACATTCGTTATCCTCAAGTATTATTTGATATTCAAGCAGAGGTATATGAACTTTATCATGTTACTAATCCATCTATATTCTATACAGAAGAAGATGTGTGGAATATAGCTCAGGAAAAATATGCCGCAGGACAACAAAATGTAGAATCTCAATATATGATCATGAAATTACCAGGAAAGGAAAAAGAAGAATTTGTTTTATCCGTTCCTTATACCCCGAATAGAATGCCAAATATGACAGCTATATTAAAAGCTAGAAATGATGGGGAATATTATGGAGAGCTTATTCTTTATCGATTACCAAAAGATCAAAATATTTATGGTCCTATGCAAATAGAAAATAGAATTGATGGAGATTCACAAATATCTCAAAACCTAACCCTATGGGGAGAAGGTGGGTCTTCGGTTATTAGAGGAAATCTTTTAGTTATTCCTATAGAAGAATCTTTACTCTATGTAGAACCCCTCTATATAAGGGCTTCTACCCAAAATAGTCTTCCAGAGGTGAAAAAAGTTATTGTAGCTTATAAAGATCAAATTGTTATGGAAACAACCTTAGAAATTGCTTTGGAAAAGATATTTGGAACAACTGCTCCGAGAGAAACAACACCAGAAGTTCCATCAGAAACTCCTCAGTTAGAGAGCCCTTTAGATGATATCCAAAGCCTTATTCAAAGGGCCAACAAGGCGTTTGAAAATGCTAATCGTTCTTCTCAAGAAGGGAACTGGGCGGAATATGGAAAATATATTAAGGAGCTAGAAGAAATATTAAAGCAAATGAATGCTGAGATGAGTAATTAG
- the serS gene encoding serine--tRNA ligase, producing MLDIKRIRTDLDDIKEAMGRRGEKDFDLDQVVKLDEKRREILQQVEQMKNRQKTVSKEVPKLKKEGKDATEIMNEMKELSSTIKELDNEVKEVEDKINYLLLRIPNVPHPDVPQGDTDNDNVEVRQWGEIKNFDFEIKAHWDIGGDLGILDFETASKITGSRFTLYKGLGARLERALINFMLDLHTAEHGYTEVMPPFMVNRDSMTGTGQLPKFEEDVFKVPQKDFFLIPTAEVPVTNIHRDEILNEEELPVYYVAYTPCFRSEAGAAGRDTRGLIRQHQFNKVELVKFTKPEESYEELEKLTNNAEKVLQLLGIPYRVVKICTGDLGFTAAFKYDIEVWMPSYGRYVEISSCSNFEDFQARRANIRYRTKGNKKVEFVHTLNGSGLAVGRTLAAILENFQQQDGTVVIPEVLRGYMGNINRISK from the coding sequence ATGTTAGATATTAAAAGAATAAGAACGGATTTAGATGATATAAAGGAAGCCATGGGTCGAAGAGGAGAAAAGGATTTCGATCTGGATCAGGTAGTGAAATTAGACGAAAAGAGAAGAGAAATTTTACAACAAGTGGAGCAAATGAAGAATCGTCAAAAAACAGTTTCTAAGGAAGTACCAAAGCTTAAAAAAGAAGGTAAAGATGCTACAGAGATTATGAATGAGATGAAGGAACTATCTAGTACGATTAAAGAATTAGATAATGAAGTAAAGGAAGTAGAGGATAAAATTAATTATTTGCTTTTAAGAATCCCTAATGTACCTCATCCTGATGTGCCTCAGGGGGATACAGATAATGATAATGTAGAGGTAAGGCAATGGGGAGAAATAAAAAACTTTGATTTTGAAATCAAGGCTCATTGGGATATAGGAGGAGACTTAGGCATACTAGATTTCGAAACTGCTTCTAAAATTACTGGTTCTAGATTTACCCTATACAAGGGTTTGGGAGCAAGATTAGAAAGAGCTCTGATTAACTTTATGTTAGATTTACATACGGCGGAACATGGCTATACAGAAGTCATGCCTCCTTTTATGGTAAACAGAGACAGTATGACAGGAACTGGGCAATTGCCAAAGTTTGAAGAAGATGTCTTTAAAGTACCACAAAAAGACTTCTTTTTAATCCCTACTGCTGAAGTCCCTGTTACTAATATTCATAGAGATGAAATTTTAAATGAGGAAGAGTTACCAGTATACTATGTAGCCTATACACCTTGTTTTCGTTCTGAGGCGGGGGCTGCTGGCAGAGATACAAGAGGTCTTATTAGACAGCATCAATTTAATAAAGTAGAGCTAGTAAAGTTCACAAAACCAGAAGAATCCTATGAAGAATTAGAAAAATTAACAAATAATGCAGAAAAGGTATTACAATTATTAGGAATCCCCTATAGGGTAGTAAAGATTTGCACGGGAGATTTAGGTTTCACAGCTGCATTTAAATACGATATTGAAGTTTGGATGCCTAGCTATGGTCGTTATGTAGAGATTTCTTCTTGTAGCAATTTCGAAGATTTTCAAGCAAGAAGAGCAAATATTCGTTACAGAACAAAGGGGAATAAAAAAGTAGAATTTGTCCATACTTTAAATGGTTCTGGTTTAGCAGTAGGAAGAACCTTGGCAGCAATTTTAGAGAATTTTCAACAACAGGATGGAACAGTGGTTATACCAGAGGTATTGAGAGGATACATGGGAAATATCAATAGGATATCAAAATAA
- the tadA gene encoding tRNA adenosine(34) deaminase TadA: protein MDQYYMRLALEEAKKAYDKGEVPIGAVVVRKGEVIATGYNLREALKEATAHAEIIAIRKACEKAGGWRLTESAIYVTIEPCPMCAGAILQSRIDRVVIGAMDSKAGACGSIVNLLDNKAFNHQVEIVTGVLKEECSDIMKKFFRQLRKK, encoded by the coding sequence GTGGATCAGTATTATATGAGGCTGGCTCTTGAAGAAGCTAAAAAAGCTTATGACAAAGGGGAAGTACCTATTGGTGCCGTTGTTGTAAGAAAAGGTGAAGTAATAGCCACAGGTTATAATTTGAGGGAAGCATTAAAGGAAGCCACCGCCCATGCAGAAATTATTGCCATTCGTAAAGCTTGTGAAAAAGCTGGGGGATGGAGATTGACAGAGAGTGCAATTTATGTTACAATAGAACCCTGTCCTATGTGTGCAGGTGCTATATTGCAAAGCAGGATTGATAGGGTTGTTATTGGAGCAATGGATTCTAAAGCAGGGGCTTGTGGATCTATAGTAAATCTTTTAGACAATAAAGCTTTTAATCATCAAGTAGAAATAGTAACAGGTGTATTAAAGGAAGAATGTTCTGATATCATGAAAAAGTTTTTTAGACAGTTAAGAAAAAAATAA
- the yedF gene encoding sulfurtransferase-like selenium metabolism protein YedF → MFKEVDARGMNCPLPVINTKKALESINTGKITTIVDNEVAKENVSKLAKSLDFRVNIQENQGTYYIDIFKDHAIQETPSLDMQCDINPKKDLVILISKDRLGEGCEELGKVLMKGYIYTLTEVNPLPKAILFLNSGVNLVVEGSEVIQHLRKLEANGVEILSCGTCLDYFKVKNKLVVGGIGNMYTIVEKLNNAKNTLKL, encoded by the coding sequence ATGTTTAAAGAAGTCGATGCAAGAGGCATGAACTGTCCTCTACCAGTGATTAATACAAAAAAGGCACTAGAATCTATTAACACCGGTAAAATTACTACAATTGTTGACAATGAGGTAGCAAAGGAAAATGTATCAAAGCTAGCAAAAAGTTTAGATTTTAGGGTGAATATTCAAGAAAATCAAGGCACTTACTATATAGATATTTTTAAAGATCATGCTATTCAAGAAACCCCATCGCTGGACATGCAGTGCGATATAAATCCTAAAAAGGATCTGGTAATATTAATTTCTAAAGATCGATTAGGAGAAGGTTGCGAGGAATTAGGAAAAGTTTTGATGAAGGGTTATATCTATACACTAACAGAGGTAAATCCATTACCTAAGGCTATTTTATTCCTAAATAGTGGCGTTAATCTGGTGGTAGAAGGCTCAGAAGTTATACAACACTTAAGAAAACTAGAAGCTAACGGGGTAGAAATACTATCCTGTGGCACTTGTTTAGATTACTTTAAGGTAAAAAACAAATTAGTCGTTGGTGGCATTGGAAATATGTATACAATTGTTGAAAAACTTAACAACGCTAAAAACACATTGAAATTATAG
- a CDS encoding DUF3343 domain-containing protein, with protein sequence MKIQEMYVIVFESTHYAIAAEKLLKQKKYEFDTIPTPREITASCGLSIMFDETLLGYIKKDIMESNIKIKGIYEIKKTANEKTVKQIN encoded by the coding sequence ATGAAGATTCAAGAAATGTATGTGATTGTATTTGAATCAACACACTATGCAATAGCAGCAGAAAAACTACTAAAACAAAAAAAATATGAATTTGATACGATACCGACCCCAAGAGAAATTACTGCTAGCTGTGGGTTATCCATTATGTTTGATGAAACTTTACTAGGGTATATAAAAAAAGATATAATGGAAAGTAATATCAAAATAAAGGGCATTTATGAGATAAAAAAGACAGCTAATGAGAAAACGGTAAAACAAATTAATTAA
- a CDS encoding mechanosensitive ion channel family protein, protein MFLFIHRVETSLRETFEFLRNPEQLTKFLGLFLNIIFILVIAKISIRIIHSIVNKFFQSQKNLKFKVDAARMETLKGLIKSMVKYVIYFIAFTSIIKSFGVEVGALIATAGIGGLAFGFGAQNLVRDVITGFFILFEDQFSVGDYVDIDGIGGIIEEMALRVTKIRDFNGDLHTIPNGEIKKVTNKSTGKMRAWVNMSIAYEEDIDYAIKVLNEVSETLKNENPNIVEGPTVLGVTDLGDSEVVISVIAKTVPMEQWAVERLMRKNFKQAFDKHGIEIPYPRRVVINKTP, encoded by the coding sequence ATGTTTTTATTTATTCATCGTGTTGAAACGTCTTTAAGAGAAACCTTTGAATTTTTGAGGAATCCAGAACAGCTTACAAAATTTTTGGGACTCTTTCTTAATATTATATTTATTTTAGTAATTGCTAAAATAAGTATAAGAATAATACACTCCATTGTAAATAAGTTCTTCCAATCCCAGAAAAATTTGAAATTTAAAGTGGATGCTGCTCGCATGGAGACACTGAAGGGTCTAATAAAAAGCATGGTGAAGTATGTTATCTATTTTATAGCCTTTACTTCTATTATAAAATCTTTTGGTGTAGAGGTTGGAGCACTAATTGCTACTGCTGGTATAGGAGGTTTGGCCTTTGGATTTGGAGCTCAAAATTTAGTTCGTGATGTCATTACAGGATTTTTTATTTTATTTGAAGATCAATTTTCTGTAGGGGATTATGTAGATATAGACGGTATTGGAGGTATTATTGAGGAAATGGCTCTAAGGGTTACAAAAATAAGGGACTTTAATGGAGACTTACACACCATCCCCAATGGAGAAATTAAAAAAGTAACAAATAAAAGCACAGGAAAGATGAGAGCATGGGTGAATATGTCTATTGCCTATGAAGAAGATATAGATTATGCTATAAAGGTATTGAATGAAGTTAGTGAAACATTGAAAAATGAAAACCCCAATATTGTAGAAGGACCTACTGTTTTGGGTGTAACAGATTTAGGTGATTCAGAAGTAGTTATATCAGTAATTGCTAAGACCGTGCCTATGGAGCAGTGGGCAGTGGAAAGATTAATGAGGAAAAACTTTAAGCAAGCCTTTGATAAACACGGTATAGAGATTCCCTATCCTAGGAGAGTTGTTATAAATAAGACGCCATAA